In Nostoc sp. CENA543, a single genomic region encodes these proteins:
- a CDS encoding glyoxalase, protein MGLRCTNTIVTIATSNIEQSVNFYSHLLTQNPINLIPNIYAEFQFPGLRLGIFQPKKTHNHEFIDSGKSKMSLCLEVSNLETAIAHISNLGYPPPGKIIVASHGKEIYAYDPDGNRLILHQSADSDKNTEIRA, encoded by the coding sequence ATGGGTTTACGATGTACAAATACAATTGTGACAATCGCTACATCAAATATTGAGCAATCAGTAAATTTCTATAGTCACTTGTTGACCCAAAATCCGATAAATTTAATTCCCAACATCTATGCTGAATTTCAGTTTCCAGGTTTGCGGTTAGGGATTTTTCAACCGAAAAAAACGCACAATCATGAATTTATAGACTCAGGAAAAAGTAAAATGAGTCTATGTTTAGAGGTGAGTAACCTAGAAACAGCGATCGCCCACATCAGTAATTTAGGTTATCCCCCACCTGGAAAAATCATTGTAGCCTCACACGGCAAAGAAATCTACGCCTATGACCCCGACGGCAACCGCTTGATTTTACATCAATCAGCAGATAGTGACAAAAACACAGAAATCAGGGCGTAA